The proteins below are encoded in one region of Periplaneta americana isolate PAMFEO1 chromosome 11, P.americana_PAMFEO1_priV1, whole genome shotgun sequence:
- the LOC138709058 gene encoding leucine-rich repeat and transmembrane domain-containing protein 2-like translates to MIRLLLLWSMAPIVSSNFPTDTPCSADPPCRRNEQCDTLLYKCTNITLTRLTRSTLPPLLNVKSLRDLRMTRTEIIDIDEDFFSDKEDLQRLFLTENKLKSLHYTIFKPLIFLEYLDLSHNMFESLDSRLFSAQNKLQILKLSNNNLNDFHEAALFSNLIELISLDLSYNQISFLSENLFYSLKKLEKLFLISNKMSSFSESLVSPLRSLKELYAEGNKFICNCELYSTVMMLDGKVDILRGTCRCPKAGYEIYWLQLNENAACGKNGVSKTIEDNNTQRTTDILTVKVYESPRMSTTSPTTEYASTDNTTQTESSATTQLPNTHRNRRGYHGISDTILIVVLTLMALQMACCIFGALWYWKKKFGSSRKRRQEILVDNEIRRNNEYEYEYVISPSERAINLPELPARPIACMKENFSKFPNNFNYEKFSSPQNESTLKNSEMCETYDYAYEGKPNSLSVKNNLVGMSNVGAASGNETSGQELSVRATQKAFESCDKTVQEDRQYEAIEQVSDKHNGIGKEVMVENILYSEN, encoded by the coding sequence ATGATTCGATTGTTGCTGTTATGGAGTATGGCTCCTATTGTCTCGAGCAATTTTCCAACTGATACTCCATGCTCCGCGGATCCCCCCTGCCGCAGAAACGAACAATGTGACACCCTCTTATACAAATGCACCAATATAACACTTACAAGACTTACAAGAAGTACCTTACCGCCCCTACTAAATGTGAAATCACTCAGAGATCTTAGAATGACTCGAACGGAAATAATCGATATCGACGAGGATTTTTTCTCGGATAAAGAAGATTTACAGCGCCTGTTTTTGACAGAGAACAAACTGAAATCATTACATTATACGATATTCAAACCTTTGATATTTCTTGAGTATTTAGATTTGTCTCATAACATGTTCGAATCTCTTGATTCAAGACTATTTTCTGCACAAAACAAATTACAAATACTGAAACTATCTAACAACAATTTAAATGATTTTCACGAAGCAGCATTATTCTCTAATTTAATCGAACTCATAAGTTTGGATTTATCTTACAATCAGATCTCCTTCCTTTCAGAgaacttattttattctttaaaaaagCTGGAAAAGTTATTTCTTATCAGTAACAAAATGTCTAGTTTTAGTGAGTCATTGGTGTCTCCACTTCGATCCTTGAAGGAATTATATGCAgaaggaaataaatttatttgtaattgtgaACTGTATAGTACAGTGATGATGCTTGATGGGAAAGTAGATATATTGAGAGGCACATGCAGATGTCCGAAAGCAGGATATGAAATATATTGGCTTCAACTTAATGAAAATGCAGCGTGTGGGAAAAATGGAGTTTCAAAAACAATTGAAGACAATAATACACAAAGAACAACAGACATCCTTACCGTTAAAGTATATGAAAGCCCAAGAATGTCAACAACATCGCCTACTACAGAATATGCATCTACGGACAACACAACTCAAACTGAATCATCTGCAACGACTCAACTTCCAAATACTCACAGAAATCGCCGAGGTTACCATGGTATTTCAGATACGATTCTAATTGTTGTTTTGACTCTAATGGCTTTGCAGATGGCTTGCTGTATTTTTGGAGCACTTTGGTATTGGAAGAAAAAATTTGGATCTTCAAGAAAGAGACGCCAGGAGATATTGGTGGACAACGAAATAAGAAGAAACAACGAATATGAGTATGAATACGTGATATCTCCTTCTGAAAGAGCTATCAACCTACCTGAGCTTCCAGCTCGTCCAATAGCATGTATGAAAGAAAATTTCTCCAAGTTTCCTAACAACTTCAACTACGAGAAATTTTCATCTCCTCAAAATGAATCCACCTTGAAAAATAGTGAAATGTGTGAAACATATGATTATGCTTATGAGGGTAAACCAAATTCCTTGTCAGTGAAGAATAATCTTGTTGGCATGTCAAACGTGGGTGCGGCTTCTGGAAACGAAACATCTGGACAAGAACTGTCTGTTCGTGCAACACAAAAGGCGTTCGAGTCATGTGATAAGACTGTGCAAGAAGACCGCCAATATGAAGCGATAGAACAAGTGAGTGATAAACACAATGGTATAGGCAAAGAGGTGATGGTTGAAAACATATTGTATTCAGAAAACTAA